The following nucleotide sequence is from Pandoraea thiooxydans.
CAACGAGCGCCAGCGCCTCGTAGCCATCGAAAATCCAGCCCAGAAAGCTGGCCTTGAGCACGCGCCAGTGCATTGCCGTGAGGCCGCTGTTCCAGCGCGAGCCGGCGCCTGCCGCCAATTGTCCTTGTTCCATGAATGTCTCCTTCGTCGTTCCTGCTGGTGATACGGTGAATCGGTGTGGCTGCGATGCTACGCCGGTTTGGTTTACTGCGATTAACGTTGCCCGAATGATGCGCCGTCGAACACGCGCGAGGTCCCGCGCGGCTCGCAGCGCCAGTACTGCGGCGGCGCCTTGAGCGTGGCGCCCAGCGCGGCCGCGGCGTGCCATGGCCAGCGCGGATCCCACAGGATGGCTCGCGCCAGCGCGACGAGGTCGGCGTCGCCGTCGCGAATCGCCTGGTCGGCGCGCTGCGCATCGGTGATCAGACCGACGCCGATGGTCGGCATGCCGACCGCTTCGCGCACGGCGCGGGCGAACGGCATCTGGTAGTGCGGCCCGAGCGCAATCTGCTGGCGCGGCGAGACGCCGCCCGTGGACACGTCGATCCAGTCGCAGCCTCGCTCGCGCAGGCGCTGGGCCAGCTCGATGGTTTGCGTCAGGTCCCAGCCGCCATCGACCCAGTCGGTGGCCGACACGCGCACGCCCAGCGGCTTGCCGGCGGGCCAGACGGCACGCACGGCATCGAACACTTCGAGCGGAAAGCGCATGCGGTTCTCGAGCGAGCCGCCGTATTCGTCGCCGCGCTGGTTGGCCAGCGGCGAGAGAAACTGGTGCAGCAAATAGCCATGCGCGAAATGCAGTTCCACGGCGGCCAGATCCAGGCGGGCCGCGCGCCGCGCGCTGGCGACGAACGCCTCGCGAACGCGCGCCAGTCCAGCGCGGTCGAGCTCGGCCGGGAGCTCCTCGCCATCGTTGTGCGCCAGCGCCGAGGGTCCGTAGGTTTGCCAGCCGCCCTGGGCCGACGGGATCAACTTGCCGGCCCGCCAGGGCGGCTCGCTCGATGCCTTGCGTCCGGCATGGCACAGCTGGATGCCGATCGGCATAGCGCTGAATTCACGCACTTCCTCGAGCACCTTGGCGAGCGCCTGCTCGTTGGCGTCGGAATACAGGCCCAGGCAGAACGGCGTGATGCGCCCGGCGGCTTCCACCGCGGTGGCCTCGAGCAGCAACAGGGCGGCGCCGCTGAGCGACAGATTGCCGATGTGCGTGCGATGCCAGGCGCTGGCCGAGCCGTCGAGCGCGCTGTATTGGCACATTGGGCTGATGACGATACGGTTCTCGAGCTTGAGCGGCCCGAGTTCAAACGGCGAAAAAAGTGGTGCGCTCATCAAAAAACGAATTCCTCGTGCACGGCGAATGAAGTTCCATGGCATTCGGACCGGCTCGCCGGGCACGCGGGCGCGAGAGGCGGGACAAAGCCGCCGCGCCGACTTAGAATCGTATTACGCGATGCTCGGCGCATCCTGGCCGATGCGCTAACGCCCATAAGGATGGGGATTGCCGAGCGTTTTGGGAACTTCTCAATGTTCAATGCAGCCATCGCCGTCCGCGATGGCGCGCATCGTAAATTTCTACGGGAAAACCCGCATCGGAGGAGTAAAAATGCGCATGGGAACCGATCGCCCGCTGCGTTTCGACATGGAATCGCTGCGCATTTTCGTGGCGGTCGTCGAGGAGGGCAGCATCGCCGCCGCCTCGGTGCGCACGCATCTGGTCGCCTCGGCGGTCAGCAAGCGCGTCTCAGACCTGGAGAGCGACGCCGGCACGCTGCTGCTGTATCGCCACAGCCGCGGGGTCCAGGCCACGCCGGCCGGCGAGGCGCTCTATCGCCATGCCCGGCGCATGATCGAACATCTGCAGCAGATCGCCGACGAGTTGTCCGAATACTCGGAAGGCCTGCGCGGCCATACCCGCATCTATGTCAACTTCACGGCGATGGTTCAGTATCTGCCCGGGCCGCTGCATTCGTTTTTGCGCGCCAACCCGGAAGTACGCGTCGACATGGTCGAGAAGCGCAGCGACGAAGTGGTGCAGGCGATTGCCAGCGGCATCGCCGATCTGGGGCTATGTTCGGCCACGCCCGGCACGTTGGGCGACCTGCAGTGGCGGCCCTACAGTACCGACACGCTGGTGCTGATCGTGCCGCCCGACCATCGCCTGGCGACGCGCTCGAGCATCGAGTTCGCCGAGGCGCTCGACGACGAGTTCGTCAGCATGCAGCACGGCACCTCGATCTCCAAGCTATGCCGCGCCGCGGCCGAGCGCAGCGGCAAGCGCCTGCGTGTGCGCATCGAGGTGACCAGCTTCGAGGGGGTGCGCAATATGGTCGGCGCCGGTCTCGGGCTCGGCGTGCTGCCCGAAGACAGCGTACGGCCCTATCTTCACTCCGCGCCGTTGCGCGTCGTGAAACTCGAAGACCCGTGGGCAATGCGGCCGCTGCTGCTGCTCGCGCGCAATTTCGAGACGCTGCCGCTGCCCGCGCGCATGCTCGTCGATCATCTCGAACAGGCGCGCAAGCGGGCCTCTTAGTGAGGTTCTTTCATATGCGGATCAGCCGCCACGAGTGCAGTGCGCGCCTCGTGGCCGGCAGGGACGGATCGCCTTAACGGCCGCCGCCACCGACGCCACCACCCATACCTCCGCCCATACCTCCGCCCATACCGCCACCGTAGCCACCACGGCCGGTGCTATTGCCGCGCGCGGGCGGCATATCCGGCAGGGTCACGCCGCGTTCGCGCGCGCGCTCCTGCATTTGGCGGTGATGTTGCAGGCGGATGGTTTCGCGCTCGCGTGCGGTTTTCGCCGCGCGCATTCTGGCGCGATATTCATTGCGTTCGCGCTGCGTCATCAACTGGCTGCCATAGATGGTGTCGCGCGATTGCGTTTGCGTGCGGTCGCGGGTACGGTCTTGCAGGCGATCCTTGTCCTGGAGCTGGTCCTTGTCCCGCAGGCGATCCCTGTCCTGCAACTGATCCTTGTCCTGCAGGCGATCCCTGTCCTGCAACTGGTCTTTTGTCTGATCCTGGGTGCGATCCTGAATCCGGTCCTGCGCGGTGGCGATGCCGACGTTTGCGCCCAACAGCAAAACGAGGGTCGACGACACGGCCAACGAACCAAGCAATTTGCGTGATTTCATGGTGCTCTCCAATTTTTGCGTGCGGGCAATCGCCCGCGGGGTGATAAATCTAAAAATAGGGGGGTGATTACTGCTTTGGCGTGCCACCCGGTGTACCGGATGGCGATAGCCGTTTGAGCCGCTGTGCTTCGGCGATCGCGGCGATGGCGTGCGCTCGGCTTGGCGGCAGGGGCGGCGCGCACAGCGATTCGCTCACTACCGACACCAGATCCGCCGTCACCGGCCGCACCGAGATCATGCCCAGATACGTGCCGGCGAGCAGCGGATCGGGATCCGGCTTTTCCAGTTCGGCCTGCATGTCGGCCAGCAAATAACGGGCCGTTTGCGCGCCTTGCCGGGTGCCCGGCATCAGCCCGTCGGCGAGTGCGTCGATGCGTGCGAGATTGTTGCCGCTCAGGCGCGCCTGCGGCGACGCGAGTGTGGCCGAATGCGCGCATTTGCCGAACTGGCTGACCGACAGCACCGTCAACGGTGCGACCGGCACCGTGGTCGACGTGCTCGGCGGTGTCTCCGGCGGCGGCGTGACCACGGGCGTGGTGCGCCCGCCGAGATAGCCTTGCCGGGACGACTCGGTCGCTTGCGGCGTACGCCCGCTTGCGCCGCCGCCATTGATGGCCGAGCCCGCGCCGGCGCCCGGGCTCGGGTTGCTCACGCCACCCGCGCCGCCGCGATTGGAGGCGCCGTTCGCCCCGCCGCCGAGCGTGCCATTGGAGGGGCCCGTGGCGGTGCTGGCGCGGCCTTGCGCGCCGGCATCGGGCAGCGTTGCCGCCGCGATGGCGAGCACGAAAGTCAGCGGCAATGTCCATTGCCGGCATAGTCGGTTGGCCAAACTTCGCATGTTCATTTCCCGGGGGTGGGTGCGGCGGCGAGCGCGGCTCGTTGTTGTTCGGCGACCTTGGCAATCTGGTCGGCTTGTGTGTCACTCATCCTGGCGCACAGCAGAAAGCCGATTCTCTTGACGGCCGCCGGCGTGACCGGCGTCTTGGCCACCAGCCCGAGCAGGGTGCCTGCCAGTTCGGGATTCGGTGTGGGCTTGATCAATTCGTTTTGCAGATTGCCCATCAGATAAGGGGCCGCGATCTTGCCGCTGGCGGCCAGCGCGGGGTCGACCTCGCCACGCGCTTCGTTCAGGCGTAACAGATTGCCGCCGCTGAATTGCTGCGCGGCCGGCATGCCGGGGCCCACGCCCTGGCAGCGCGGCGAGCTGTCGAGCGAGCCGCGCACGTTGACGGCCGGACCGCCGCCGGGGCCCGGGATGAAGTCGGACGTCGTGGTGCCGGTGCCCGGATCGGTCGTCTCGGTGCCCGAGTCGGGCGGGGTCGACGGATCGCTCGGGTTGGACCATCCGCCCCAGTAACGCAGGCGGGTGCGGCCAACGTCCTGCATGCTCGCCGCGCCGCTGCCGTAGCGCCCAACGCCTTCGGGCACCTGGCTGTTGCCGCGCACGCCGCTGCCGCCGCCGAAACGGTCGGGGCCCGGCGTCGGGTGCGAGATGGCACCCTGGTGCTGGCCGCTCTCGTGGCCTTGGTGACCGTATCGCGTGCCGTGGCCTTTTTCGACCGTTCCCCCGGTTTCGCCGCCGCCTTCGTGCCCGCCGCCGCTACCGCCGCCGCCGTGTCCGCCGCCGCCACCACCGTGGCCGCTGCTGCCGCCACCGCTATCGTGGCCGCCGGTGCGGCCACTGTCATGGCCCCCGCTGCCGCTGCTGCCGCCGCCACTGTCGTGACCGCCGCCGGCGTCCTGGGCATGTGCGATACCGATCACGCCAGGCATGATCGGCACGCCGGCCAGCCGTGATGCCAGCAGCGGCGTGCCGATGATCGCCAGGGCGACTGCCGTGACGCGCAACTTATGTTGAATGACAGCGTTCATTGTCGTGACTCGAGCAATCGATGGCGAGTGGCCTGGAGAGTGGCGGGCGGGGCGATCAACCATGCGCTTCCGCAATCGCGGCGCGCACCGCTTCGGCTGCCGCACCCAGATCGGCATCCGAGACACCGGCGGGCAACGTCAGCGACATGATCTTGTTGACCGCGTCGACCGTCGCGGTGCTCACCGGCAACGTTTTGTCGGATGCCGTGCCAATGAAGACCGCGGCAAGCAGCAGGGAGCGCGTGGCCGTGTTGGCGTCGTAGGTGCCCGAGGCGCTGACGATCTGTCCAGTGCTCAGCATGTCTTTGTAGAGCGCCAGGTTTTGCAGCGGCGAGTCGACCATCACGATCGACGTGTCGGTAAAGGTCGACTTGACCAGCGTCTGCAATGCGGCGACCTTCTGATCCATGGTGAGGCTCGCGTTGTCGGCGATCGCCAGCACCTGGTTGTAGAACGCCGGCTGCATGCTGGAGAGCGCATCGGCGAGCGAGCGGTCGAGCACATGGGACGGCGCGCGGGCCACGTTCAGGCGACCCAGTTCGAGATCCGAAGGAATCCCTTCCTGAGCCCAGGCGGGTTTGCCGCCTTGCGTACCGGGCGCCGGCTTGGAGCCGCCACCGCCGTATTTCGGCCCCTTGGCGTCGCTGTCGGAGCTCGGGCCGCCTTGGCCGGAGCCGCTCGCGCCGGGTTCGGTCGACGAGCCGTGCTTGCCCTTGCTGCCGCGATCGGCGCCCGGGCCGCCCTGGCCTTTGGATGTGCCGCTTTGGGCGTGCGCGGACGACACCGGCGCGATCGACGCCAGCCAATTCGGGGCCGAACTGCTTATGCTGAGGGCCATGCCCAGCGACGCTGCGGCGGCAATGGCAATCTTGCTCAGGGGTAGGGTCTTGATGGACATGACATTCCTCTCTGCTTGTGGTTGATTGAGTGCGCTCAATGGTTGCGGGGGGATCCAATTCACCTGAAATGGCCCATATCACTCGATTACATTTTTGCAGTTGGCGCAGCCAGGATATTGACGATAATCAAGGGTCTCGCATCCTGTTTGCCGGGTTTGATCAAGGCCCGAAGGAATGCGCCGAAAGCCCCAGTCGCCGCGGCCCAGGCATGCGGCGGCGCGCCGGCAAATCGGTGCCGGCGCGCCGTCGAACCCGGGAGAAGTTGGCGCGGATCAGTGCGAGAACGGAATCGCCACGCGGGCCATCACGGTGTATTGATTGAAGTCTTCGGTGGGCACGCTCGAGTTCAGCCTGCGCCCGGTGACGCTCAGGTCGAAATACAGGTTCCGATGCAAACGATAGACCAGCCCGAGCGTGACCCCGTAGTAGTCGTCGGTGCGGGGCAGGCCCTTGTAGGCGACGTGAGACAGCGAGCCCGTGCCGCGCACCGTCAGCTTGCCGGTCAGCTGTTGCTCGACGCCCAGGGACGCATAGGTGTTGACGTAACTCGACGAGACCAGCACCACGCTGGGCGACGGCGTCGAGGTCACGGTGGTTTCCTCGATGGTCCGGTCGAGGTACGCGGTCACGGAGGTGCGACTGGTAGCCGACCACTGCAGCGCGGTTCCAATCACTGGCGCGCTGACATTGGCAAAGCGCGGGTCTTGGTAATCCTGCTGCATCCATCCGGCAAACGCGTCGAGCTTGAGCACCCGGGGAATGTTCCACCGTACGCCCGCCAGGTAGCGCATGCCGCTCGAGTCGCGCTGATAACCCAGATCGTCCACCGCGTCGTTATAGCGGCGGTTGTCGAAGGCGATCTGCACGTAAGGCTCGACACGCGGCGTGATCTCGTACCCCACGCGCACCCCGCCGGTATATTGCCAGCGGTCGCGATCGTGATTGTTGATGATGTTGATCACGCCGCTGCCGGTGAGGAAGTTGACGTTGTTGTAAGTCAGTTGCTGGGCCGTGCCGGCCACCCGCACCGACACGCGGCCGAACTGATGAAACACCCCGCCGTACAGGCGCAACTGGTGGTACTGGGTGGGCGTCAGCCCATTGCGCGCGGAGGGCGACTCGCGGTCTTCATGCTCCTGCGAGAAATGCACGCCGCCATAGACGTTGGTGTCGGAGCTGAAATCGTAGCGGCCTTCCGCGCTCAAATGGTAGTCGTTCGAGTTTTCCGACGTATAGGTCGAATAGCGCGTGCTATCGAGCGATGCATGAAAATCCAGTTCATGCTTGGTCCAGTTCGACAGCGCCCACAGCGCCGGCGAGAAAACCCAGGCGCGGTCGCTCAGCCGTGTGTCTTTGGGTGAGAAAAAAACGTTACTGTCGTACATCCATGTCGCGTCGATCTCCGGGTAAAGCAAATACGAGCCGAGCGAGAATGGCGTGCCGGCCGGGCTCACCTGGCTGGCTGGCGTCGGAACCCGGTCCGGCGCCTTGCCGGGCACGGCGTTGTCGACCGGCGCCTGCGCCGGCAGGCTGGGCACTTGCGCCGATGGCGAGGGCTGATCGGCGGTCGGCGATTGCGGCACCAGTTCCTGGCCGAGCGCCGGGACCGACCACACCAGGGCAGCGGCCACCAGCGACAGCACCGTTCTGTGATGCCGGCTCAGCCAGTTGGCCTCCGGCGCTCGCCGCGCCATGCTCCGGCATCCTGCCGCCGTGGTTTTCCCCGTTTTTGCGCGCTTGTTCGACATCTTCGTTTCTCCCGGCGCCATGCTGCGGTGTTGGGCGACAACCGCACGCGCATGGTGCGCTCACTTGTCGAGCCAGCATAGTCGGCGGAGTGGCCGGGGAGTTTGATTTTTTACAAACAGTTTGCAGTTACTTCGTCACCTTGAGGGTGACGTTGCGGGCGGCCCACAGACCCGGCCCCGCCGCGCTTGACGGCGTGGCCGGGCTGCGGGTTGCGGCAATGGCGCAGGCGAAGGGGGAAGGCGGGAGTGAGGGCAGAATGAGGATAAGGAGGCGGCGAGGGCGCGATTACCGCGCCACCCGCCTGCCTATTCCAGGTGCTCGTGAAAACTCGACGCGCCCTGTTTCCAGTAGGCCGCCACGCGCATCGCCTCTTTCGGCAGGCCGTGCTCGCGCAGCAGGATCTCGCGCGTTTTGGCCATCACCGCGGCCTCGCCCGCGCACCAGGCAAAGCCTTCGCCGGGCGGCAGCCGCAGCGCGCCCAGGGTGGCCAGGAAGGCATCGGCACCCGTGACCCAACGCACGTCGCATTGCGCGCG
It contains:
- a CDS encoding NADH:flavin oxidoreductase/NADH oxidase, with the translated sequence MSAPLFSPFELGPLKLENRIVISPMCQYSALDGSASAWHRTHIGNLSLSGAALLLLEATAVEAAGRITPFCLGLYSDANEQALAKVLEEVREFSAMPIGIQLCHAGRKASSEPPWRAGKLIPSAQGGWQTYGPSALAHNDGEELPAELDRAGLARVREAFVASARRAARLDLAAVELHFAHGYLLHQFLSPLANQRGDEYGGSLENRMRFPLEVFDAVRAVWPAGKPLGVRVSATDWVDGGWDLTQTIELAQRLRERGCDWIDVSTGGVSPRQQIALGPHYQMPFARAVREAVGMPTIGVGLITDAQRADQAIRDGDADLVALARAILWDPRWPWHAAAALGATLKAPPQYWRCEPRGTSRVFDGASFGQR
- a CDS encoding LysR family transcriptional regulator, translated to MGTDRPLRFDMESLRIFVAVVEEGSIAAASVRTHLVASAVSKRVSDLESDAGTLLLYRHSRGVQATPAGEALYRHARRMIEHLQQIADELSEYSEGLRGHTRIYVNFTAMVQYLPGPLHSFLRANPEVRVDMVEKRSDEVVQAIASGIADLGLCSATPGTLGDLQWRPYSTDTLVLIVPPDHRLATRSSIEFAEALDDEFVSMQHGTSISKLCRAAAERSGKRLRVRIEVTSFEGVRNMVGAGLGLGVLPEDSVRPYLHSAPLRVVKLEDPWAMRPLLLLARNFETLPLPARMLVDHLEQARKRAS
- a CDS encoding outer membrane beta-barrel protein, translated to MARRAPEANWLSRHHRTVLSLVAAALVWSVPALGQELVPQSPTADQPSPSAQVPSLPAQAPVDNAVPGKAPDRVPTPASQVSPAGTPFSLGSYLLYPEIDATWMYDSNVFFSPKDTRLSDRAWVFSPALWALSNWTKHELDFHASLDSTRYSTYTSENSNDYHLSAEGRYDFSSDTNVYGGVHFSQEHEDRESPSARNGLTPTQYHQLRLYGGVFHQFGRVSVRVAGTAQQLTYNNVNFLTGSGVINIINNHDRDRWQYTGGVRVGYEITPRVEPYVQIAFDNRRYNDAVDDLGYQRDSSGMRYLAGVRWNIPRVLKLDAFAGWMQQDYQDPRFANVSAPVIGTALQWSATSRTSVTAYLDRTIEETTVTSTPSPSVVLVSSSYVNTYASLGVEQQLTGKLTVRGTGSLSHVAYKGLPRTDDYYGVTLGLVYRLHRNLYFDLSVTGRRLNSSVPTEDFNQYTVMARVAIPFSH